The genome window GCAGGATTGGATGGTATTCTTCACCAACTTTTTGCAGATATTGGGGAGATACCGAGAGGCGCTGACAGATGAGGCCGTGTTTTTTGTTTgcccgatatacaccttcggaccACCTGAGCAAGCGATCTTATATATACCGCTCATCTCCGTTTTTCAGTCCTTTTCTCTAGTCAGCTGATAGATACGACTTGATTCTACCAATTGTATGTCAAATCTTTTTAATGTGCGTTTTATATGCTTGAACATATTTAAGATGGTGACGATCAATTTTTCTAATGTGGTAGAAGTCGTGAGTGTGAgtgagattactacgttctatCCTTTGTGAGTGTCTCCTGATCATCGTATCTATGGTGATGCTTATATAGCCGTTTTTCCTTGCAGCGTCCATAATGTAGTGTTTTTCGCTCTCGTAGTCTTCCTTTACGAGTGGGATTGTTAGAAAGCGCTGGATCATGGTGCAATAAGCTGCCATTTTATGCTGGTAACTATGGATAATGCAAGGAGGAAATGGGTCTGCTAAACAACAAGTTGAACACGTTGTTGTAGATGTGAAAGCAGCCATAAAATTAATGGGCAATGAAGCGAACTATCGAAAGCCATTGTTTACCAACCTAAGTTTCCAAAGTCTGCTAACCCGCCGGAAGCCACTATCGTGCAAGAGCTGCAGAAGAAGCCGGTATACTACCTAAATGCAGACAAAGGTAATGCGATTGTAATTATGGATAAACAATAGTACGACAACCAAGTAATTGAAAAGTTGACTGGGGGAAACTAGTTTGAATTAAGGAATGACCTGCTACCTGCATCCATAAAACGGGTAAAGAAGGTCCTGAAAGAATGCGCTCTAGTGGTTGATAACACAGCCCAGCTCCGTcaaccaaaaatacacaaagcAGGCAATGAGATGAGAGAGATTATTGCCGATTCTAACTCCCCATCTTATAACATTCCGAAGTGGTTGGTTAAGGAATATCTAAAATTGGGGTCTACCAACGGGAAACTATctgccaaaaattcaaaattcaaaacaatATGCGAAGTTGGCTTCCCTctgatgaatgaaaattatttcacattcaggggaaagTACTTCAAGACAACCTCAGGTCCTCTCTCCCCATTCCTAAGTAAAATCTGGATGTGGAGGTGAACATGGAGCAGGATGGATTACTGTCAAATATATGGTTGAAGTGCGTGGATGACATTTTGGAATGATCCAACAAACAAGTATCAACACCCTAAAATATCCTTCACTCATGAGATTGGAGTTAGTAACCAAGTGTCTTTCCTAGATAtattaatcaaacgtcaaaacggacaatttttgtttttcaattaaCAGGAAACCCACCAGCACCCAGCGCATAACCCCGGGCACTTCGCTCCATAGTTACCAGCAACAATCCCACTCACAGAGGGACACTACGAGAGCGAATAACACTACATTATGGACACTGCAAGTAAGAAAGGGGCCGTTAGTACTACCATGGATACGATGATCAGGAGACACGCACGCGTAAATTACACTCAGATTGCTTGAAAATGGTAGTTAATGAAACGTGAAGAATTAgtgtttatattatatttgttgCATTGCTCCTCATAATATAATCATAAAAGATACTAATTTATTTAATTCGGTAATTTCCGGGTAATCTGTTCAAAATTGCGAATCCAATTTGGTAATGTACTTTTCCAGTCTGGGAAACTTCGCCTAATAAAAAATTGGGTATAAATATTCATTAGTTACTTCCGGCAATCGTCAGTTAATCGTGGTAGTCATCGAGTTTTATTACCACgttttggaaaatgaaaatcTTGATTAGTGTCTTTGCCATGATCGTTACGGTAAGTTTTAACTAAACAAGAACAAATTTCAGAATAGATCTGTTTTTTTTCAGGTTGCATCACAACAGGCCCCCTCTATCCAAAGTGAACTCCTGAAGGCCCGTGATGAATGTTATAAATCCGAAAACGTTTCACAGTCAGATATTGAAAAGTTGAACAATCATGAATATGACGAGGACTTGAGTCATGAGGCCAAATGCCACATTCGTTGCTTTGGTATGAAAACAGGACTCTGGGATGACACCCATGGATATAACGTCGAAAAGAGTTACCAGTACGTTGTCAATACTGGATCCAAGGTTAGCAAGGAGGATTTGCGGAAGTGCGTGACGCCAAATACTGATGATGACGATAAGTGTACATGGGCTGCTAAGAACATGAGGTGTTTGTCGAAAAACGAATACTTCAGAATGAAACTATAGACGGCTAAAGAAAACTCTTTTTTAACACATATCCCTCAAAATTTCCTCTCAATTATGAATTAGGTAGCTTATCTACAAATTCACATCAGTAAATTACAGTAAATCTTAATACCTTGAACTCAAAATAAGCACATGGGTGGACAACCGTACCAGACCCGACAAGTCCACGGTCGGGAGGGTGTAGTACGCAGGTTAAAAATTGTGTTTAGCTCTACGTTCCTCAAAATTACCACTTTGAAAAAGACCAAAGACCAAACTTTAATTACAATTTGAATTTAGCAAAAACCAAATGTTTACTTATAGATACAAATGAATTCGATACTGACATGCCGAATGTTAGCTGACAGAATCAATCAATATCATCATTTAAAACCCCAATATCTTCATGTAGGACTGAGCCGTTGGCAAGAAGAAGGAATGCCAGTCATTCCTGCCCCGCATACAGGCTGGCATATAGGTTCCGGACCTCAGAAATAGGCGACTACTCGGATTCAGTGGATGCCGCAAACGAGATGCAGGTGGACCATTTGACGGGAACTTCTGGTTCTACTAAGTAAATATTCTTAGTGCGCCTCGGCCCACCTATTGCCCAGCTCAGAAAATTGTGATGGATATGAGAAGGTCCTTGGTATCATTCTACTAACTGACAATGGGGCTGCTAGGGTTGAGAACTGGGTTATAAGTGAATACTTTTGAATTTGAGTCTTGCTCTAGAGGTTTTCTATCCAGGAGGGTCAATTGGAGGAAATCGGGTAGGTTATCAAGACCAAACCCTCTGGTGCTCCCAAAATTTGGAGCAAATTTGGCAAAACCTGCTCAAAATTGTGTAGGGCGTgtcaaaagggggggggggggactagtAAATTTACCCTACATAAGTGGGCTACAAATTATTTCGGATTGTTGAACAACAGTCCAATAGAGCACAAGGATACTAGATTTTGCTGCGCTGATCACTACTCTAATACTTCATTGGATTCCGATGgcgcacgacttttgtttcaaaAGCCACGGATTCCGACCCAACCGAAAGCTTGATGAAACGGTGCGAAATATTCGATTCAAAAGATATAAGACTCTGGATGATATGTATGCTGTCGTCATCTAGATCAAAATTATTGGTActtgttctttttctttaacctttgcccccttcacaaacggggtcggctcatcctGATCGGTTGCGAAATTCCGTTCCAACAAATGTCTAATCTGAATGCAGTCGAGAGGAAATCCCCATCCTGCGTATCAAGCGtaccatcgacttcgttgttcagaccaattttggcgagtgaattctagttagcgcgaattatgtgaccatatcaTTTGAGACGTCCCTCttccaatttttctacgatcggtgaccacgaccccatattgatcgcacacatcttcatttcagatgtgataaaGACCTGTTAGTCCAAggaaacatcttcgtctccattaccgtaggATTCCGTTCAATGTCATTGTTGTTGTCACTTAGAACCatggagagcgacaggacggacgacatcgcggtaaattttaggcTTGGGATGTTcgctgatgcgtcgatcacaaagaacaacagtTAAGTACAATTGggtgataacattgacccgagatctTTAAAtgactcagttctgggcaggtcagaAATTCAGTTGTATTCAGATCCACACTTCACTTTTGaagaagttgctcgagattattttggCTATGAGACaagaggaaaatatcatctgcacaaGGCAGTGtatgctggacgttggatgtcccgtatcacagtgtccataaccagaacaaagcggcgtggtgagagggcgcttccttgatgagtaccgacggagacacgaagcggttttgatacaccggcCATATTTCGACCGttactttccggatcgtggtTGAGCTAAGACTCCAgggagatccagaaatgcaatgtaaagagggtgatgtgtATCCGGCGATTTCTCTATGAGTTATCGCGCAGCTTGTATCGCGTcggtagtttcgcagttcttgaaaaACTCCGGTTAATTTACGgttttttcaacgatttcgcgaataccggtgtgaaaaatgcgttcgaaaatctttatggtatagAAAAGTATCCGGATCGGgaagtaatttgaaaattctgctggaATAGTTTTTTTCCGTATTGGAACTCTGGTACTTTCatgccagttagatggtgtccTACCtctctcaataacccgattaaagaattcactgacccACAGTgatgggtcccagcttttctcTTCCGGGAGCTCagttcctgttgctttcccccatttcattcattttattgcttcctcgactttcgTTACGCTGACAGTAACATCTTTACGGTTTTCCGTCGGTACCTTTCccggggacttaatcccacggttctcTTAAGACACGAACAAGTTACAACggcaccagtctatactgagtgcatggctcaacaTTTATACTGGCGGAGGGAAAACATCCTTAAATCTCTACCCAACTAAGTAGTACGGTTctcgtgttgaaatgcaacaccgcgtcgaggcccgaagatctctgTTCCCTTCAAAGtaaccacaacctccatgaagctcccactagagggccaacAGCAATAATCAAGCTGaatgcacatacaacaggaattctcctgaaatatCTGAATTCTGGGGCTatgccggttcccatggtaccggtAAACCCCTGTTAAGGTTTCGTGATCCATTGCTACTTCAAATGggtcctcgtgcagactcgggtctgatcgccctaattagtcctttggagcattcgcctattgcctCACGGCCGACAAACCAAAGTGATACAGCATCccgggtgccaccactatggaggttctcctcggccacttggttttggtttggtcgacCAGTCCCGTTTTTGGTAAAAATAACCgctaattttt of Hermetia illucens chromosome 4, iHerIll2.2.curated.20191125, whole genome shotgun sequence contains these proteins:
- the LOC119653435 gene encoding general odorant-binding protein 99a-like, which encodes MKILISVFAMIVTVASQQAPSIQSELLKARDECYKSENVSQSDIEKLNNHEYDEDLSHEAKCHIRCFGMKTGLWDDTHGYNVEKSYQYVVNTGSKVSKEDLRKCVTPNTDDDDKCTWAAKNMRCLSKNEYFRMKL